The following coding sequences are from one Plasmodium coatneyi strain Hackeri chromosome 11, complete sequence window:
- a CDS encoding Serine/threonine protein kinase yields MNESVSSPIKATCRDMALKSSLHSFTFSLKDFDIAGFLGDGAHGSVFLACERRTNFICVLKCISKSHLVKSTQEALLRKEIELQAHLKHPHIACMYTWFHTSSHVFFVMEYCSNGDLFTYLNEHGPFAEKKVAEMLFEIIWAIRTCHDKRIAHLDLKPENVLVNHEEKCKLADFGLSAHIGSKHKKKGISHYRGTHDYWSPEQCARHQKKKQNFGEFDQKTDIWTLGILAFELKFGRPPFGSTNEERETVIMNRIQDYHWSQLFCEKVKQDLIDKLSPEFKDFLNLCLDKNPKKRPTAESLIQHPFIFVHNKSRPCIKSYATQPRGKQGPKLSHKGFNEQDGSFLTPIWFHNKG; encoded by the exons atgaacgagTCAGTTAGCAGCCCAATCAAGGCCACATGCAGGGACATGGCCTTGAAAAGCAGCCTGCATTCCTTCACCTTCAGTTTAAAGGATTTCGACATCGCAGGGTTCTTG gGTGATGGAGCCCACGGCAGCGTCTTTCTGGCCTGCGAAAGGAGGACCAACTTCATTTGCGTCCTGAAGTGCATATCGAAATCGCACCTAGTGAA GAGCACACAGGAAGCCCTATTGAGAAAAGAGATAGAATTACAGGCGCATTTGAAACACCCTCACATAGCATG CATGTATACGTGGTTCCACACCTCCAGCCACGTCTTCTTCGTGATGGAGTACTGCTCTAATGGAGATTTGTTCACCTACCTGAACGAACATGGCCCGTTCGCCGAAAAGAAGGTGGCAGAAATGTTATTCGAAATTATATGGGCAATAAGGACATGTCACGACAAAAGAATCGCACACCTAGATTTGAAGCCAGAGAATGTACTAGTCAATCATGAGGAAAAGTGCAAACTTGCGGATTTTGGATTATCTGCACATATAGGATCGAAgcataaaaagaagggaatcTCCCATTACAGAGGGACCCATGATTATTGGTCCCCTGAACAATGTGCAAGACatcaaaagaagaagcagaattTTGGAGAATTCGATCAGAAGACAGATATTTGGACATTAGGTATATTAGCATTTGAACTGAAGTTTGGCAGACCACCATTTGGATCTACCAATGAAGAGAGAGAAACAGTTATCATGAACAGGATTCAGGATTATCACTGGAGTCAGTTATTTTGCGAAAAAGTAAAACAGGATTTAATCGACAAATTATCTCCAGAATTTAAggactttttaaatttgtgttTAGATAAGAACCCAAAGAAGAGACCTACAGCAGAATCGCTAATTCAGCAtccgttcatttttgttcataacaAGAGTAGGCCTTGCATCAAATCGTATGCTACACAACCGAGGGGGAAACAGGGACCTAAGTTGAGTCACAAAGGGTTTAATGAGCAGGACGGCTCCTTCCTCACACCCATCTGGTTCCACAATAAGGGGTAG
- a CDS encoding 50S ribosomal subunit L24, protein MLCHNVSSKVSELLLNRMNCPFLQNVQVRNHKIIKPRNIIKLWKINKGDEVKVISGKDKGKIGEVLSCDKFRNMVKVKGCNLRKIYLDNKFVYIEKKIHYSNVQLIDDFLKTNTKVCIRYTDDNQVIRISKKSGIVIPWPSKTNKEDEFDDVQENPLDTPPQEALKKTYDYKTDVKFMNILRQTVNKYNRELS, encoded by the coding sequence atgctATGCCACAACGTTTCGAGCAAGGTTAGCGAACTTCTCCTTAACCGGATGAACTGCCCCTTTCTGCAAAATGTACAAGTAAGAAACCATAAAATTATCAAACCCAGAAACATCATTAAGCTATGGAAAATTAACAAAGGAGACGAAGTGAAGGTGATATCGGGAAAggataagggaaaaataggGGAGGTACTAAGTTGTGATAAATTTAGGAACATGGTTAAGGTAAAAGGATGTAATTTGAGAAAAATCTATCTCGATAATAAATTTGTttatattgaaaaaaaaattcattattcGAATGTCCAACTGATTGATGATTTTTTGAAGACAAACACCAAGGTGTGCATTAGATACACGGATGACAATCAGGTTATACGGATATCGAAAAAGTCCGGAATTGTTATTCCGTGGCCCTCCAAGACGAATAAAGAGGACGAGTTTGACGATGTGCAGGAAAATCCCCTGGATACGCCACCGCAGGAGGCCCTCAAAAAGACATACGACTACAAGACCGATGTCAAGTTCATGAATATATTACGCCAGACGGTTAACAAATACAACAGGGAACTCTCCTAG
- a CDS encoding RNA binding protein → MIAQKRSYSHLNNEGEMSNHSDEESAVKRPRNKSASSNRSFGSYHDEENENDERMSYTGSGTTTEMRIPYCLLLPNRAIGFVIGKSGSNVREIEKACGAVIKCQKEFDISVYPPPSEKILTIFGKKENKKKALELVLGKSKTVMDFHEEDGKESIVIIVPTRSIPIIIGQKGAKIASLCEKSECEINVHNDDVPGIKDKAIFIKSKKIGKIIDCIGIIYDLLEDIVDNGILSLFEFPGVPKSGAVISPLSGGPAGGGALPDAPDRMGGGPMNNNQMGGGGGGGGPNSHYHQGGAHHHFNHDTKYNMKMNDNSNSFEYMSGDDYDNFSVPNERNLLLHRYGKEVSACVIRFVLDVETTAWIIGKAGCHIKEIRTITGAGAVIVDAPDNIENVKTCDRILTLSGSAENKFNALKLIVRQMEEREKNINHPMRMLVPGKAASFLIGKKGSIIKYITDMSGSQIQVAKNKESENEKLVLISGSPDSKILASILVLQKLEEYENPAIVREGLLIPLNDVLLNVNNNKYANVKKGNNNSYNNSGVGNHGKPMHNHHQANMKSDRYFPPNSMPNNHYGRDSSPHRVNGSGYGGGGNHPDHHRPNRHHPNAHDDGSHSPVNNNYPHDDNTAHSHNNHNSHNSHNGNHHNSLKNPNDMKEKVEKMFLQQLYKSFPISSLPKILSITQPYTIELNMPDVYLETFDAQNKNGKSLIEEIIEKSGCNISICTDSNDSSSYTFILSITGSPLANSIAILMIQAKIFQFDWF, encoded by the coding sequence ATGATAGCGCAAAAGAGGTCGTACTCGCACCTCAACAACGAAGGCGAAATGAGCAACCACAGCGATGAGGAAAGCGCAGTTAAAAGGCCACGAAATAAAAGTGCCAGTAGCAATAGGTCCTTCGGAAGTTACCACGatgaggaaaacgaaaacgaTGAAAGAATGAGTTACACTGGTAGTGGCACAACCACAGAAATGAGAATCCCCTATTGTCTTCTCCTACCCAATAGGGCAATAGGCTTTGTGATTGGTAAATCAGGAAGTAATGTACGTGAAATCGAAAAGGCCTGCGGAGCGGTTATAAAATGCCAAAAGGAATTTGACATCTCAGTGTATCCGCCTCCGTCGGAAAAAATCCTAACCATTTtcggaaaaaaggaaaataaaaaaaaagcattagAATTGGTTTTAGGTAAATCTAAAACGGTTATGGATTTCCATGAAGAGGATGGAAAAGAATCCATCGTTATTATCGTACCTACTAGATCTATCCCCATCATTATTGGACAGAAGGGCGCCAAAATTGCCTCTCTATGTGAAAAGTCAGAATGCGAAATTAATGTGCATAACGATGATGTTCCAGGAATTAAGGATAAGGCTATTTTTATTAAgtcgaaaaaaattggaaaaattattgaCTGCATAGGCATCATTTACGATTTATTGGAGGACATTGTGGATAATGGTATTCTTTCCTTGTTTGAGTTTCCTGGGGTTCCCAAAAGTGGCGCCGTGATCTCTCCCCTGAGTGGTGGTCCTGCCGGTGGCGGTGCGTTGCCGGATGCCCCGGACAGGATGGGTGGCGGCCCGATGAACAATAACCAAATGGGTGGAGGTGGCGGCGGCGGAGGGCCCAACAGCCACTACCACCAGGGAGGTGCACACCATCACTTTAATCACGACACGAAATATAACATGAAAATGAACGACAATAGTAACTCCTTCGAATATATGAGCGGTGACGATTATGATAACTTCTCAGTTCCGAATGAGAGGAATCTGTTGTTGCACAGGTATGGAAAGGAAGTGAGCGCCTGCGTGATACGTTTCGTTCTGGACGTAGAAACGACCGCATGGATAATCGGAAAAGCAGGGTGTCacataaaggaaataagaaCCATAACAGGAGCGGGTGCAGTAATAGTAGACGCCCCCgataatatagaaaatgtgaaaacgTGTGATCGTATTTTAACCCTATCCGGATCGgcggaaaataaatttaatgcACTCAAATTAATCGTCagacaaatggaagaaagggaaaaaaatatcaaccACCCAATGCGTATGCTGGTCCCAGGAAAGGCAGCTAGCTTCCTAATTGGTAAAAAGGGCTCCATTATAAAGTACATCACCGATATGTCGGGTTCTCAAATACAGGTAGctaaaaataaggaaagtgaaaatgaaaaactagTCCTCATTAGCGGTTCTCCCGATTCTAAGATATTGGCCTCCATTTtagttttgcaaaaattagAAGAGTACGAAAATCCAGCCATCGTTAGGGAGGGATTGCTCATCCCTTTGAATGACGTCCTCTTAAACGTAAACAATAACAAGTATgctaatgtaaaaaaaggaaacaacaaCAGTTATAATAACAGCGGGGTGGGTAACCACGGCAAGCCAATGCATAACCACCACCAAGCGAATATGAAAAGTGACAGGTATTTTCCTCCTAACTCCATGCCCAACAATCATTACGGAAGGGATTCTTCTCCCCATAGGGTTAACGGAAGCGGCTACGGTGGGGGCGGAAACCACCCTGATCATCACCGCCCGAACCGTCACCATCCAAATGCCCACGACGACGGGAGCCACAGCCCCGTGAATAATAACTACCCTCACGACGACAACACCGCACACAGTCATAACAATCATAACAGTCATAATAGTCATAACGGTAATCACCATAACTCACTTAAAAACCCAAACGAcatgaaagaaaaggtggagaaaatgttcctccAACAGTTATACAAATCCTTCCccatttcttccctcccaAAAATCCTATCCATCACACAACCGTACACTATCGAACTGAACATGCCCGATGTGTACCTGGAAACGTTCGAcgcgcaaaataaaaatggaaaatccTTAATTGAGGAAATCATTGAAAAGTCTGGCTGTAATATTTCCATCTGTACCGACTCCAATGACTCCTCTTCATACACCTTTATCCTCTCCATCACGGGTTCCCCCCTCGCCAACTCCATTGCCATCCTCATGATCCAGGCCAAAATATTCCAGTTCGACTGGTTCTGA
- a CDS encoding Cyclin dependent kinase binding protein — MKEPKYFTIYEDFFKDAKTFLNTAVETKNSIFDVSSSGESSSGEKSDGGSEAPGKERHIDFYLNDQSNKAVWHKDSSNEGRTMGKSSNRSGLNRSGLNRSGPNRSGPNRSGPNRGHQNAEADAYKNNHCFSNMNHGASKILMCYQNTHTMCLSYKPYNENVCHDSANMNYSISIFKKKVPNFDVEEEKYAFDGAEEDNRVVRFLKRWAFWRFREKGRKFLLINEERRQLRGGENVGSNSHAEEAMRTGKDVRRGMEKDSNKYSKKPTMMEPSRNFTTNTGKGKSAENAEDAKKKSVIFNEMRRKKKERKKGISYEHLLTPSKHEYDAFCLFNPRFKQGKHHTVMCLQGYNVSVIPFVKAKKLKEEVNELFNEINPWIHKSLTLSKLRNLKIDLFNLISNIPEIDISTICCAWVFFERLVIKGYVHKSNRKLYAATCLILSLKFYQHDDMQILEKLLFYIQKLDKKENLTPSLIFSVEFLVYRLLDFSLQHTYEHIRPHIYQYLESKELKFEDVYGISEERGGKKNESSYKFLNADEINNLEYIFNKMKRNENESVTIQNVQKFLHENHNKDISDDLLDFFHMYGSSISLEDFLTALNCDINKFKSKEKMKSLFDLLDTSKRGYISTRSFIQSAKEFENEFSEETLKSIFNIMDLSNSDRMHFDEFKNAIANM; from the exons ATGAAGGAACCAAAGTACTTCACCATCTACGAGGACTTCTTCAAAGATGCAAAGACCTTTCTGAACACAGCCGTTGAGACGAAGAACAGCATTTTCGATGTGAGCAGCAGTGGGGAGTCAAGCTCAGGGGAGAAAAGCGATGGCGGGTCAGAGGCCCCGGGGAAGGAGAGGCACATCGACTTTTACCTGAACGACCAGAGTAACAAGGCGGTTTGGCACAAGGACAGCAGCAATGAGGGTAGAACCATGGGGAAAAGCTCAAATAGGAGCGGTCTAAATAGGAGTGGCCTAAACAGGAGCGGTCCAAATCGGAGTGGTCCAAATCGGAGTGGTCCAAACAGAGGCCACCAAAACGCCGAAGCGGACGCgtacaaaaataatcacTGCTTCTCCAACATGAACCACGGAGCGTCAAAAATCCTGATGTGCTACCAAAACACGCACACCATGTGTCTGTCCTACAAGCCATACAACGAAAATGTGTGTCACGACTCAGCGAACATGAATTATTccatttctatttttaagaagaaggTACCAAATTTTGAcgtggaggaagagaagtatGCCTTTGATGGAGCAGAGGAGGATAACCGAGTTGTGCGTTTTTTGAAGAGATGGGCATTTTGGCGTTTTAGGGAGAAGGGGCGGAAGTTCCTCTTGATAAACGAAGAAAGGAGGCAACTGAGGGGGGGCGAAAACGTAGGAAGCAACTCTCACGCGGAGGAAGCAATGAGGACAGGAAAGGATGTTCGTAGAGGGATGGAGAAAGATTCGAACAAGTATAGTAAAAAGCCAACAATGATGGAACCCAGTAGAAATTTCACCACGAACAcgggaaaaggcaaaagtgCAGAGAACGCTGAggacgcgaaaaaaaaaagtgtgatTTTCAACgaaatgaggagaaaaaaaaaggaaaggaagaaaggcaTATCATATGAACATTTGTTAACTCCAAGTAAGCATGAGTATGATGCGTTTTGTTTGTTTAATCCTCGTTTTAAGCAAGGAAAGCACCACACAGTGATGTGCTTGCAAGGGTATAACGTGTCTGTGATTCCTTTTGTGAAGGCAAAAAAGctcaaggaagaagtgaatGAATTATTTAATGAAATAAATCCATGGATCCACAAATCGTTGACATTATCCAAGCtgagaaatttaaaaattgatcTTTTCAATTTAATTTCTAATATCCCTGAAATTGATATTTCGACCATCTGCTGTGCGTGGGTCTTTTTTGAAAGGTTGGTCATTAAGGGGTATGTGCATAAGTCCAATCGGAAGCTCTACGCAGCTACTTGTCTTATTTTGTCGCTCAAATTTTACCAGCATGATGACATGCAGATTTTGGAGAAGCtgcttttttatattcagaAGTTAGACAAGAAGGAGAACTTAACGCCGTCACTCATTTTTTCCGTGGAGTTTTTGGTTTACCGTCTGCTGGACTTTTCACTACAGCATACGTACGAGCATATCCGCCCCCACATATACCAGTACCTGGAGTCCAAG GAGCTCAAGTTCGAGGACGTGTACGGTATTTCGGAAGAG cgaggggggaaaaaaaatgaaagcagTTACAAATTCCTAAACGCGGACGAAATAAATAACCTGGAGTACATtttcaacaaaatgaaaaggaacgaaaatgAAAGCGTTACAATTcagaatgtgcaaaaatttctGCACGAAAATCATAACAAGGACATTTCAGATGACCTGTTagatttttttcacatgtatGGCAGTAGCATCAGTCTGGAGGACTTCCTCACAGCGCTCAATTGTGATATTAACAAATTCAAgtcgaaggagaaaatgaaaagtttgTTCGACTTGCTGGACACCTCCAAAAGGGGCTACATATCGACTAGGAGCTTCATCCAATCGGCCAAGGAATTTGAAAATGAATTCAGTGAGGAGACACTGAAGAGCATTTTTAACATCATGGATTTAAGCAACAGTGACAGGATGCACTTTGacgaatttaaaaatgcgATAGCGAATATGTGA
- a CDS encoding Glyoxalase I: MAKVSPIKRALLWSALLCFNGYHFLKLPRSSSYSFLTSSNIVGKKVKNAAEPEQKNRLKCKVEGIEYTVRNVDKSIEFYKNVLGFQVREKGEGFVKMGLGPEEAYIKLVQKGEQQDLTIGEHCFLGLGVNMEEFQISKTKIYGGNVEDGIDKRPITACILPDEDAQIRRFATNCFVTDPDGYGIEVVLQGKGSKLDRIRFFTTSTKDSQKFYSDILGMELIKIQSHLEEISYPWSVYGGMSYFFSSGRNETVLQMAYAYDEDKLHMGNSLGNLILSFNDLAPVEKRLRENGIELLESHGGWVVKDLDGYSVHLKGDK; encoded by the exons ATGGCAAAGGTTTCCCCGATTAAGCGCGCCCTCCTTTGGTCAGCCCTGCTCTGCTTTAACGGTTACCACTTTTTGAAATTGCCCAGGAGTTcgtcttattccttcctgaCCAGCAGCAATATCGTCGGGAAGAAGGTTAAAAATGCAGCTGAACCAGAACAAAAGAACAGGCTGAAATGcaaagtggaaggaatagaGTACACAGTCCGCAATGTGGACAAGTCGATCgagttttacaaaaatgtgttgGGTTTTCAAGTGCGGGAGAAGGGTGAGGGTTTCGTGAAAATGGGCTTAGGCCCGGAAGAGGCTTATATAAAGCTAGtgcaaaagggggagcaGCAGGACCTGACTATAGGAGAG CACTGCTTCCTGGGATTAGGCGTAAACATGGAAGAGTTCCAAATAAGCAAAACGAAAATATACGGAGGGAATGTGGAAGACGGGATAGACAAAAGGCCGATCACAGCGTGCATACTTCCGGACGAGGAC GCGCAAATTAGGCGATTCGCAACAAACTGCTTCGTGACGGACCCGGATGGCTACGGAATCGAGGTTGTGCTGCAGGGGAAAGGCAGCAAACTAGACAGG ATACGCTTCTTTACCACATCGACGAAGGATTCGCAAAAGTTTTACTCGGACATTTTAGGAATGGAG CTGATAAAGATACAGAGCCACTTGGAAGAAATTTCCTACCCCTGGAGTGTATACGGCGGGATGAGTTACTTCTTCTCCTCGGGAAGGAACGAGACGGTGCTGCAGATGGCGTATGCCTACGATGAGGATAAG ctacACATGGGGAATTCGCTTGGGAATTTAATTTTGAGTTTTAACGACTTGGCCCCCGTGGAGAAGAGGCTACGGGAAAATGGAATAGAACTGTTGGAGTCGCACGGGGGCTGGGTGGTCAAGGATCTGGACGGGTACAGTGTTCATTTGAAGGGTGACAagtga